One Mycobacterium dioxanotrophicus DNA window includes the following coding sequences:
- a CDS encoding antitoxin VbhA family protein yields MTTAPKRPPTHDEAVSIAVAATGLAEHEVSPGARDLLDRIGRGELTYDEAVAEVIAEFGQPAE; encoded by the coding sequence ATGACCACCGCGCCCAAGCGCCCGCCCACCCATGACGAGGCCGTGTCCATCGCCGTGGCAGCAACCGGCCTGGCCGAACACGAAGTCTCGCCCGGCGCGCGTGACCTCCTCGACCGAATCGGCCGCGGCGAACTGACCTACGACGAGGCCGTCGCCGAGGTCATCGCGGAGTTCGGTCAGCCCGCCGAATAG
- a CDS encoding Fic/DOC family protein: protein MASYNQWEDYFWPDAPGVLRNRLNIKDSWKLREAETRISLVRMAEIITEDNQPDVIDLDYYCGVHRKIFGDVYDWAGTPRIVPKFGMTKQWRDVVNFAPDDRAAPWVKYHYRPGPEVANRAASQFTMLDFELRDPRKQAPHTFIPLIATSWGGLDNIHPFREGNTRSQTILFHQVCRKYGYELDGQELFNRREEFIGARFHGHATAEYGRLIALLLDTVRERESEQLSERELRWVDSLRDASQRRAGPGGLHL from the coding sequence TTGGCGTCCTACAACCAGTGGGAGGACTACTTCTGGCCCGATGCGCCAGGGGTTCTGAGGAATCGCCTCAACATCAAAGACAGTTGGAAACTGCGCGAGGCGGAAACGCGAATCAGCCTGGTCCGCATGGCCGAGATCATCACCGAGGACAACCAGCCCGACGTGATCGACCTCGACTACTACTGCGGGGTGCACCGCAAGATTTTCGGTGACGTCTACGATTGGGCGGGCACACCCCGCATCGTGCCGAAGTTCGGTATGACCAAGCAGTGGCGCGACGTCGTCAACTTCGCTCCCGACGACCGCGCCGCACCGTGGGTCAAGTACCACTATCGCCCGGGCCCGGAGGTCGCCAACCGCGCCGCCTCCCAGTTCACCATGCTCGACTTCGAATTGCGTGACCCGCGAAAACAGGCCCCGCACACCTTCATCCCCCTCATAGCCACCTCCTGGGGCGGGCTCGACAACATCCACCCGTTCCGTGAAGGCAACACCCGAAGCCAGACCATCCTGTTCCACCAGGTCTGCCGCAAATACGGCTACGAGCTTGACGGCCAGGAGCTGTTCAATCGCCGAGAGGAGTTCATCGGCGCCCGCTTCCACGGACACGCCACCGCAGAGTACGGGCGGCTCATCGCGCTGCTGCTTGACACCGTGCGCGAGCGCGAGTCCGAACAGCTCAGTGAGCGTGAACTACGGTGGGTCGACTCGCTGCGCGACGCCTCCCAGCGCCGTGCAGGCCCCGGAGGACTGCACCTCTGA
- a CDS encoding helix-turn-helix domain-containing protein, with protein MPATATGAKSSSDPDTSVAQRVLPIVGANIVARREKLGMSQRALAEKAGADRVFLRHVEQGNRAATLVFLAKLADALDTTIEKLTRGV; from the coding sequence ATGCCCGCCACCGCGACCGGCGCCAAGTCCAGCTCCGACCCCGACACCTCGGTGGCCCAACGCGTCCTGCCCATCGTCGGGGCCAACATCGTGGCCCGCCGCGAAAAACTGGGCATGTCGCAGCGGGCACTGGCCGAGAAGGCCGGTGCCGACCGGGTGTTTCTGCGCCACGTCGAGCAGGGCAACCGCGCGGCCACCCTCGTCTTCCTCGCCAAACTCGCCGACGCCCTCGACACCACCATCGAAAAGCTCACCCGCGGCGTCTGA